A region from the Rheinheimera mangrovi genome encodes:
- a CDS encoding tryptophan halogenase family protein produces the protein MQTKQRIIILGGGTAGWMTAAALSRYLPTHLYSIQLIESAQIGTVGVGEATIPHIRQFNQWIGLDETDFMQATGASYKLAIRFRGWGQENSDYYHPFGLSGEDLYGLPFHQHWLWLQQQNTASLKDYGQYSLAILMAQQGKFSRPVADLSNPLSAFNYAYHLDATLYATVLRQHAIAHGVEWLDGKVTAVRQKPNGDITQLQLEDGRLIEGDLFIDCSGFSALLIEKTLQTGFDNWQQWLPCDKALAVPSEKDPTPPAYTSSKAMAAGWQWRIPLQHRTGNGLVYCSSYLSDSAAEHALMAGLEEQALAPSRALHFVTGRRKQSWVNNCVAIGLSSGFLEPLESTSLYLVQVAIESLLQYFPSHPVGHIERELFNEKMQLEYLRVRDLLILHYKLNTRPEPFWRYCAEMALPDSLAHRLEMFKETGHLLEYRQGLFQQASWLAVFLGQGLQPTQLDARLNALDPMPLEAWFTKYQQQLQHLVQAMPEHFQVLQHNELAGAAVAPAFSLYGHRG, from the coding sequence ATGCAAACTAAACAACGAATTATTATTCTGGGTGGTGGCACTGCAGGTTGGATGACAGCCGCGGCTTTATCCAGATATTTACCCACACACCTCTACAGTATTCAGCTGATTGAATCGGCACAGATAGGGACTGTGGGCGTGGGCGAAGCCACTATTCCGCATATCCGCCAGTTTAATCAATGGATAGGTCTGGACGAGACAGACTTTATGCAGGCCACTGGAGCCAGCTACAAACTGGCGATCCGTTTTCGTGGCTGGGGTCAGGAAAACAGCGACTACTACCACCCTTTTGGTTTAAGTGGTGAAGATTTATATGGCCTGCCCTTTCATCAGCACTGGCTTTGGTTGCAGCAGCAAAATACCGCTTCTTTAAAAGACTATGGTCAGTACTCGTTGGCCATACTGATGGCACAACAAGGCAAATTCAGCCGTCCTGTTGCCGATCTCTCCAACCCACTTTCAGCCTTTAACTACGCCTATCATCTGGATGCCACTTTGTATGCCACTGTATTACGCCAGCATGCTATTGCTCATGGCGTTGAATGGCTGGACGGCAAAGTAACAGCTGTCAGGCAAAAACCCAACGGTGACATCACACAGTTGCAACTGGAAGATGGCCGCTTGATCGAGGGTGACCTCTTTATCGATTGCTCGGGCTTTAGCGCCTTGTTAATTGAAAAAACCCTGCAGACTGGTTTTGACAACTGGCAGCAATGGCTACCTTGCGATAAAGCTTTGGCCGTGCCAAGCGAAAAAGATCCTACTCCGCCTGCTTACACCAGCTCCAAAGCTATGGCTGCTGGTTGGCAATGGCGTATTCCACTGCAACACCGCACCGGCAATGGACTGGTGTATTGCAGCTCTTATTTAAGTGACAGTGCAGCTGAGCACGCCTTAATGGCTGGGCTGGAAGAACAGGCTTTAGCGCCATCCCGGGCTTTGCACTTTGTCACAGGCCGCCGTAAACAAAGCTGGGTGAACAATTGTGTCGCTATAGGACTGTCTTCCGGCTTTCTGGAACCCCTCGAATCAACCAGTTTATATCTGGTGCAAGTTGCCATAGAAAGCTTGCTGCAGTATTTCCCATCCCATCCGGTTGGGCATATAGAACGTGAGCTGTTTAACGAAAAAATGCAGCTCGAATACCTGCGGGTGCGTGACTTATTAATACTGCATTACAAACTCAATACAAGACCAGAGCCGTTCTGGCGTTATTGCGCTGAAATGGCCCTGCCTGACAGCCTGGCGCACCGACTGGAGATGTTTAAAGAAACAGGTCATCTGCTGGAGTACCGCCAGGGGCTGTTTCAACAAGCCAGCTGGCTGGCTGTTTTTCTGGGTCAGGGCCTGCAGCCAACACAACTGGATGCACGTCTCAATGCTTTAGACCCTATGCCATTAGAGGCCTGGTTTACGAAGTATCAGCAACAGTTACAGCACTTAGTGCAGGCGATGCCAGAGCATTTTCAGGTCTTACAGCACAACGAACTGGCAGGGGCAGCAGTGGCACCTGCGTTCAGTTTGTACGGGCACAGGGGGTAA
- a CDS encoding tryptophan 7-halogenase: protein MQQPLVLIGHGLWLQMATAIVAKHLQPFGFRCVAVELPAQSKEPAAVACGPELATLCQMLGLPLQLLLAKAKGTFSLGSQYQHNNASCFVPFAHYGLNAAAAEFDQAILQLLQQDQSANAEQFCIAAVAAQQGKFALAPANRADLAEALSFGLHLSTAEFTACLKHFNQQLGVSLLSSQKLQLQYDAQGLIRSLRLEQGEDIPVGYCLDCRAEAEQSGQTLQLFSAQDQAELLHQPFSTVIQTSWGYVVRLPLQKGSYWSSQYSGAAADMAQIQQELQQKTGLADWQLDSRQQQTEAQPWQGNHLRFGQAAASVDCPLYNGLSALQYLVIRWLDLLPNQSHCPATALMYNQHWQQFQAEVQDFLLLHQQPLATKTGQAFARLGRVLSTETDAIKAGQWFGLLQGLGLRPELAGRLLASRTDSEIQQGLRQVQQQIARLVATMPTQADTLNRCLQQLSH from the coding sequence ATGCAACAACCTCTGGTGTTGATAGGCCATGGCCTTTGGCTACAGATGGCGACCGCCATAGTAGCAAAGCACTTACAACCTTTTGGCTTTCGCTGTGTCGCTGTGGAGTTACCAGCGCAAAGCAAAGAACCTGCTGCTGTGGCCTGTGGGCCTGAGCTGGCCACACTTTGTCAGATGCTGGGTTTACCACTGCAACTCTTGCTGGCCAAAGCCAAAGGTACCTTTTCTTTGGGCAGTCAGTATCAGCACAACAATGCCAGCTGCTTTGTGCCTTTTGCACATTATGGCCTGAATGCTGCTGCCGCTGAGTTTGATCAGGCCATACTGCAACTGCTGCAACAGGACCAAAGCGCCAACGCCGAGCAGTTTTGTATAGCGGCAGTCGCAGCCCAGCAAGGGAAATTTGCGCTGGCGCCGGCCAACAGAGCCGACCTGGCCGAGGCCTTAAGTTTTGGCCTGCATCTGAGCACAGCTGAATTCACTGCTTGTCTGAAGCACTTTAATCAGCAGCTTGGTGTCAGCTTGCTGTCCAGCCAAAAACTGCAATTGCAGTACGACGCGCAGGGGCTGATCCGCAGTCTGCGGCTGGAGCAAGGCGAAGATATCCCTGTAGGCTATTGCCTGGATTGCAGAGCTGAAGCTGAACAGTCAGGTCAGACTCTGCAGCTGTTCTCTGCACAAGACCAAGCAGAGCTGCTGCACCAACCTTTTAGCACTGTGATCCAAACCTCCTGGGGCTATGTAGTCAGGCTGCCCTTGCAGAAAGGCAGCTATTGGTCCAGCCAATACAGTGGTGCTGCGGCAGATATGGCGCAGATCCAACAAGAATTGCAACAAAAAACCGGACTGGCTGACTGGCAGCTTGACAGCAGGCAGCAGCAAACGGAAGCTCAGCCCTGGCAAGGCAATCATCTGCGTTTTGGCCAAGCGGCGGCCAGTGTGGACTGCCCTCTGTACAACGGCCTGAGCGCGCTGCAATATTTGGTGATACGTTGGCTGGATTTATTGCCCAATCAAAGCCATTGTCCTGCGACAGCCCTGATGTATAACCAGCATTGGCAGCAGTTTCAGGCTGAAGTACAGGACTTTTTACTGCTCCATCAGCAGCCCCTTGCGACCAAAACAGGCCAGGCTTTTGCCCGGTTAGGCCGGGTGCTCAGCACAGAAACTGATGCTATTAAAGCCGGTCAATGGTTTGGTTTGTTGCAAGGGCTTGGCCTGCGGCCTGAACTAGCAGGCCGGCTGTTGGCCAGCAGGACAGACTCAGAAATACAACAAGGATTAAGGCAGGTGCAGCAACAGATCGCCAGATTAGTTGCAACTATGCCTACTCAGGCTGATACCCTGAATCGCTGCCTGCAGCAGCTTTCACATTGA
- a CDS encoding tryptophan halogenase family protein: MIEKIRKIIVLGGGSAGWMTAAALGKVLKNQYCQIQVIESEQIGTVGVGEATIPQIMLYNDLIGLDENDFMRRTQATFKLGIQFVDWQKPGSSYFHAFGDVGKNMEGLQFYHYWLKMRSLGKAAPLDEYTLSSLACLEHRFMRSMDAGNSPLSNIAYAFHFDAGLFAKYLRELAEQWGVQRTEGEVVEVKQLDNGFIHSLRLADGTEHEADFFIDCSGFRGLLIEQTLKTGYEDWSHWLPCDRAIAVPSASTSEPWPFTRATAQPAGWQWRIPLQHRVGNGHVFCSRFMSEDEATAILLKNLDGEALADPKPIRFITGKRKQFWNKNCLAVGLAGGFMEPLESTSLHLVQATISKLFSFFPDRNFAQSDIDEFNRQMHFDYDKIRDFLILHYHATERNDSEFWNYCRTMSVPEELNQKIQQFKASGRIFRFNNEMFSDLSWFEVMLGQGITPKAYHPMVDLFPEAELEKRLEGIRSVIRKSVDYMPSHQSFIDQHCKAGKIY, from the coding sequence ATGATAGAAAAAATAAGAAAAATCATCGTATTAGGTGGAGGCTCTGCCGGCTGGATGACAGCTGCGGCTTTAGGGAAAGTATTAAAAAATCAGTACTGCCAAATTCAGGTCATTGAATCCGAACAGATAGGTACTGTAGGCGTAGGTGAAGCCACCATACCGCAAATCATGCTGTACAACGATTTGATTGGCCTGGACGAAAATGACTTTATGCGCCGCACTCAGGCGACCTTTAAACTGGGTATTCAGTTTGTGGACTGGCAAAAACCGGGCAGCAGCTATTTCCATGCTTTTGGTGATGTCGGCAAAAATATGGAAGGACTGCAGTTTTATCACTACTGGTTAAAAATGCGCTCTTTGGGTAAAGCGGCGCCGCTGGATGAATACACCCTTAGTTCGCTGGCCTGCCTTGAACATCGTTTTATGCGGTCCATGGATGCAGGTAACTCGCCGCTGTCGAATATCGCTTACGCCTTTCATTTTGACGCCGGGCTTTTTGCCAAGTATTTACGGGAACTCGCGGAACAATGGGGCGTGCAACGCACTGAAGGTGAAGTGGTTGAGGTCAAACAACTGGACAATGGGTTTATTCACTCTTTGCGTCTGGCCGATGGCACTGAACATGAAGCAGACTTTTTTATCGACTGCTCAGGCTTTCGTGGCCTGCTGATTGAGCAAACCTTAAAAACCGGCTACGAAGACTGGAGTCACTGGCTGCCCTGCGACAGAGCTATAGCCGTGCCCAGTGCCAGCACGTCTGAACCCTGGCCTTTTACCAGAGCCACAGCGCAGCCCGCTGGCTGGCAATGGCGCATTCCGTTGCAACACAGAGTCGGCAATGGCCATGTTTTTTGCAGCCGTTTTATGTCGGAAGACGAAGCAACCGCTATTTTGCTGAAAAATCTGGATGGGGAAGCTTTGGCAGACCCCAAACCTATCCGTTTTATCACAGGTAAACGCAAACAATTCTGGAATAAAAACTGTCTGGCTGTCGGGCTGGCGGGTGGTTTTATGGAACCGCTGGAGTCCACCAGTTTGCATCTGGTACAAGCCACTATTTCCAAGCTGTTTAGTTTTTTCCCTGATCGCAACTTTGCCCAAAGTGACATAGACGAATTCAACCGTCAGATGCATTTTGACTATGACAAGATCCGTGATTTTCTGATCCTGCATTACCATGCCACAGAGCGGAATGATTCGGAGTTCTGGAACTATTGCCGCACTATGTCAGTGCCGGAAGAGCTAAACCAGAAAATCCAACAATTTAAGGCCAGTGGCCGTATCTTCCGCTTTAACAATGAAATGTTCAGCGATCTGAGCTGGTTTGAAGTTATGTTGGGTCAGGGCATCACACCCAAAGCCTACCACCCTATGGTGGACCTGTTTCCTGAAGCTGAACTGGAAAAACGACTGGAAGGTATTCGCAGCGTGATCCGCAAATCTGTCGACTATATGCCGTCGCACCAAAGCTTTATCGACCAGCATTGCAAAGCCGGAAAAATCTACTGA
- a CDS encoding DUF6445 family protein → MKPAVMQFSRIGQQQQPLLVVDDFIPQPEQLIRYALQQGDVRQAAGLYPGLRSAAPAAFSAFLLQQLAQPIRDCFGLTPDQLQQVQSYFSLVCTPAAELSLLQSIPHFDRPCPDQLAAIYYLCDEQHGGTSFYRHRSTGYEAITPERQNHYQHALHADVQKHGQPSGYICGDTPLFEVIATVPARFNRLVLYRCSSLHSGDIGPDYQYDLNPLSGRFTIASFLSATSG, encoded by the coding sequence ATGAAACCAGCTGTGATGCAATTTAGCCGGATAGGCCAGCAGCAACAGCCGCTGCTGGTGGTGGATGATTTTATTCCTCAGCCCGAGCAACTGATCCGCTACGCCCTGCAACAAGGGGACGTGCGGCAGGCGGCAGGCCTTTATCCGGGCTTGCGTTCTGCGGCGCCAGCGGCTTTTTCTGCGTTTCTGCTGCAACAGTTAGCCCAGCCCATTCGGGACTGTTTTGGCCTGACACCAGATCAGCTCCAGCAGGTTCAGAGCTACTTTTCTCTGGTTTGTACCCCGGCAGCCGAATTGTCGCTGCTGCAATCTATTCCGCATTTTGACCGGCCCTGCCCGGACCAACTGGCAGCCATTTATTATTTATGTGATGAACAGCATGGCGGCACCAGTTTTTACCGTCACCGCAGTACAGGCTACGAAGCCATTACCCCAGAGCGCCAAAACCATTATCAGCACGCACTGCACGCCGATGTTCAAAAGCATGGGCAGCCCAGCGGTTATATTTGCGGCGACACCCCCCTGTTTGAAGTGATAGCCACTGTGCCTGCCCGTTTTAACCGGCTGGTGTTGTACCGCTGTTCTTCGTTACACTCAGGCGATATAGGGCCTGACTACCAATACGACCTGAATCCCCTGTCAGGACGATTCACCATAGCGTCTTTTTTGTCTGCCACTTCAGGCTGA